AGTTTCCACATGGGCCGCAAAACTGGTTCGAATGCCCAAACTCAAATCAAATGCCGTCAGGCTGACTCGTTGTGCAGCAGCATCGGCAATGAGTAGCACGTTAGCCAAAACTGGATGAGTGGGTCGCGAAGGAATGGCACGGCTAACAAGCGACAGATTAACGCTGAGATCACTTTGGGCGCAGAACAGTTTCATGGAAATTTATTTAGCCGGGATCTTCAACTTTCGGGGAGTGTAACTTTGGCAATCTTGGTGGGGAGAACGACATCGTATCACTCTCAGCTTGAACAAGCTAGAGCACCTGTTTTTAGCTTTGCCCTGATGGTCTATCTACTCTTCTCTTTAAAGACATTTTTTAAATTAGTAGTAGTAGGGCCTGTGGAAAATGTGGAAAAACTTTTAAAAGCTTTACTCTGTCTAGATTTGAGGCAATATTGCCCTGTGGAAAACCTGTGGAAAAAACAGCCTACTTTTCCACAGGGTATTTATACCTACGAAAGTTTTCCACCGATATTGAGAACTTTCCACAGGTTTTCCACAGAGTTTTCCACAGAAATAAGGCAGTTTTCCACAGGCAAATTTTACTTAAAAATACTTAATGAAGTTCTGTTAACTGCACTCATAATCAGTTTCATTTTGTAGTATTTAGTACTAATGTATTGTATTTATCGTACTACAAACCTATGGTTTCTCCTCCATTTCTTCCATAGAAGTTAAGAGCTAGAACCTTAGGCGAAGCACAAAAATTCTGGCTGCTAACTCCTAGCTTCTAGCTCTTAGAGGTGAGATTTATCGCTGTAAATGAAGATGTAGTTAATCTACGATCGCTCTTTGCTCTGACTGGTTAAATTAATGCGATCGCTGAGTTGACGCAGAGTTTGAGCCATGCCGGGATCGCTAGTACGGAGTTGAGCAATTTTGTCGCAACTGTACATCACAGTGGTATGGTCTTTGCCGCCAAATTCCTCACCAATCTTCGGTAGGCTGAGGTCCGTATGCTGGCGCATTAAGTACATACCAACCTGCCGCGCTAAGCTAATTTCTCGGCGTCTGGACTGGCCTTTAATCTCTTCTACAGCAATATCAAACACATCAGCCACCGCGTTAATTACAGCTTCCGGTGAGGCTTCAATCTGCTCCACTGGGGGATTGAGGACGGCAGCAATATTTTCCACTCGCATCGGTAGCCCGGAAATTGAAATATAAGCCACTGCTCGAATCAGCGCCCCTTCAAGTTCCCGAATGTTGGAAGTATAGCTAGAGGCGATGTATTCAATCACCTCGCGGGGCAGGCGCATATTTTCGTATTCTGCCTTCTTTTGCAGAATCGCCATCCGAGTTTCCAAATCGGGGGGTTGAATATCAGCAATCAGCCCCATTGAGAACCGAGAGCACAAACGTTCTTGTAGGCGCGGAATGTGATTTGGGGGGCGATCAGAAGCCAGAACGACCTGTTTGCCTGCTTCATGCAGTGTGTTGAAGGTGTGAAAAAACTCTTCCTGGGTGTATTCCTTGCCTTCAATAAACTGAATGTCATCCACCAGCAAAACATCGGCGGCTCGGTAATGCTCCCGAAAGCTTTGCATGCTGTCTTTGCGAATCGCAGCAATCAAGTCGTTGGTGAATTGCTCGGTAGAAACGTAGAAAATCTTGGAATCTGGACAAATTTCTAACCGATAGTGGCCGATCGCCTGCATGAGGTGAGTTTTTCCTAGCCCTACCCCACCGCACAAGAATAAGGGATTGAACTCACGTCCAGGAGACTCAGCCACCGCTAAAGACGCGGCGTGGGCCATTCGGTTATTAGGACCTACCACAAAGCGCGAGAAGACGTATTTAACGTTGAGTTCCTTCGGCTTAGACTGCTGATTAGCGTAGGCTGCACTCGAACTACTAGCGTTGCTAATAGCGCTGGCGGCAGGTGTTTCGTTAGGAGAAGCCCACAGAACCTCAGAATCGCCGTTGGTGGTTGCGTCTCCCTCAGCGATGGTGATGTGAATCTCGACGCTATAGCCCAAAATGTCTTGAGCCACGTCCGCGATCGTCTTGACGTAATACTTCTGGAGCCAATTACGCGCAAAGGGATTAGGTGTGCGAATGACTAA
The sequence above is a segment of the Trichocoleus desertorum ATA4-8-CV12 genome. Coding sequences within it:
- the dnaA gene encoding chromosomal replication initiator protein DnaA — translated: MEITLESLWNQILERLQLQLSRPTFETWIKTASVEQLENNCLVIRTPNPFARNWLQKYYVKTIADVAQDILGYSVEIHITIAEGDATTNGDSEVLWASPNETPAASAISNASSSSAAYANQQSKPKELNVKYVFSRFVVGPNNRMAHAASLAVAESPGREFNPLFLCGGVGLGKTHLMQAIGHYRLEICPDSKIFYVSTEQFTNDLIAAIRKDSMQSFREHYRAADVLLVDDIQFIEGKEYTQEEFFHTFNTLHEAGKQVVLASDRPPNHIPRLQERLCSRFSMGLIADIQPPDLETRMAILQKKAEYENMRLPREVIEYIASSYTSNIRELEGALIRAVAYISISGLPMRVENIAAVLNPPVEQIEASPEAVINAVADVFDIAVEEIKGQSRRREISLARQVGMYLMRQHTDLSLPKIGEEFGGKDHTTVMYSCDKIAQLRTSDPGMAQTLRQLSDRINLTSQSKERS